In Telopea speciosissima isolate NSW1024214 ecotype Mountain lineage chromosome 10, Tspe_v1, whole genome shotgun sequence, the DNA window ATCTGATCCCTAGTATAGCACTATAGCTTAAGTCAATTACCAACCACCTTGCTGCATAATTGCATATGAAGGTGGCTGcagaaaaactaataaataaagaaaataaattaaacatGCTCAATGTATGAAAATGTTATGAAATAGGGACATTGTAACAAACTAGTTTATCttctctactttgtttttgaaaggatccatgtagcctaccccagttagttgggataaggctgcgttgttgttgttgttgttgttgttgtagcaAACTAGTTTTGAGAGACCTTAGACTTTGAAATAAGAGTCACATAGAAATATTGCCAATTTGGTTTAATTTATTGCAATCTTCATAGTATCATAATGAATACCCGGATGGCATAAGGTACAAGGATAAAACATAAGATTTTAAGGGACTTGCCATCCAGTTTATCATAGGCTTCATCAGAAATTTTGTATTTCTCCACCAACGACGTGTCTTCCAGCCAGCCACCAGAGGTTACTGATGAGGGGTCCAGATCTACGATGTGTAGCCGATACCTTTAATACAACAAAGACGTGTTAATTTAACGATGAATAAAAAACTATTTAACAATAATGTGAACAATGAAATGACTGACAAAGACCTAATAATGTGAACAATGAAATGACTAAGACCTAAAAtgatgaaaggaaaaaaagccTTTAGAAGGCACCAATGGGCAAGTTCACATTGTAAAAcacctaatttttatttttatttttttaaagagcTAAAAAGACCTGAAAATATaaaagacagaaaaaaaaacttatagCAGGCATCAACCATGCAAGtaatttaaggaaaaaaaaagtgaattattattgtcacaaaggcttttttttcaaatgtcacaaAGCATTTATTCTTCTGCCGTTGGATAAAGAGGACATGATCTAGATGagccacgtgtcaaatttcagaatctaattcaatcaaatacccccttATGTATTGGCACCCATCCCGTGTACGCCCATGCATGTGTATCAGTACCCTAGACATTACTATACACTATCCCAACTTTGGGTGGGAAAAcgttttagatttaaaaaataaataaacataaaattgaTGGCTTAGATTTGTATTGTGATTTTTTgaaacatcaccttccattgttacatggataactacccaataaaaaaaataaaaagatcatTAGTAAAACTACCAATCCCATAACTAGTTAGACTTTTGAGCCTATTACACAAGGATTGAAATCTCAGTTTCGGACCTTGTTTCGATCAGGCCCAAAACCATGACGTGCCGGATCTTGTTTCGAGGTTTCGAACTGGATTTTGACCATGGGTTTCGTTTCAGCCAGGCCCGAAACCAAGACAACTCGGAGATTTGGGTCAGTTTCTACCGAGATTTAATTTCATGCTATTACATTAATGAAATGTAAAATGAAAGTGACCAATAAATATAGAGTAAACATCTTgtacaccccctgaggtttgttgaCCTATCATGTAGCCCCCaagatttttaaaaccttacttacaAACTCCTGAGACTGACAGAATACCCATTCCGTTAGAGTGAACAGGTTAAGTGATGATATCAGCAGGCCATAAATCTGTAAAtggccaaaatacccttatcttGAGAGGGGTAATTTTGGAAGGGTTTGTATAATAGGGATTCAAGGGGATAAAAGGAGAAAGgaggggtaaaattggaaagtagggtaaataaaataaaagcacaAAAGGAATCGTGGGGAGGGACTTTGTCTTCAACCTTGGAAAAGAGTTGCAGACGGTGGAACCAGCGGAACTTCAAAGGAGAGATCTCCTTCAATACTTCTCTGTTTGGCTTCAGATTTTAATGGTTGGTAGTCGATGGACAGCCTTCTGGAATGTAACTAATATTCAGCCAAAATAGTGAGTGAATAGAGGAAGTTTACCCTCTGAAATCAGATATGGGCGGTAGTTAGAAGCAATCTGATTTGCAGGTTCAATTACTCAGAGCAGAGATGGTCTATTGCCATGAAGCCCTAAGGGTTTGGTCGGCCAGGACAGAGGTTCCTTCAACCCTAATCACAGGTAGAAAAGAGAGGAGGGAAGAGATAATGAAGGCCAAAAGAGGCATGCTGTTACCGCCtagaacagagaagaaaccaGAAATGACGAAGGAGATAATGATGGACTATAAATGTTTGAGTAAATCAATCCTCTTCTTTCCACTTCTTCATCCTCTGCTAGGGTAGCCAtatcaccatgaaggaagccATTGCCGTGTGAAGAGTAAAGACATCAATTCCAAGATGCAGATTAGGAGATAAGCGTATTTTGGCCATTTACAGATTTATGGcctgctgacatcatcacttaacctGTTCACTCTAACGGAATGGGTATTCCATCAGTCTCAGGGTCTGTAAGTAAAGTTTTAACAATCTTGGGGGCTACATGACAGGTCAACAAACCTTAGGGGGTGTACAAGATGTTTACTCATAAATATAATATTACAAATGAATTTtcaaagagagaataaaaatgaacaGTCTATTATTAGTGGCAAGATCCATTTTGCAACTCATTTGTCCTTCTGCCTGCATGTAATGTTACTTGAACAAATATCATACGATAACTGACTCAAGTTTCTCAAGCACTAACCTTTCATCCCTTTCTGCTCTAAGCCAACAATGGTCAATTTAGAGGGTGTGTGGGAAACCTTGTGTTAAAGTCTCACAGAGCTGCCAAACCCATGTCAATTAATAAACTAGGGATCATAGCAAGGAACACAGCATGATAACTGTGTAATCACGAAAGATGACATATTTAGCACCTGTAATCTAAACTTCACATATTGAAATTCATTTTGCATGCCATGTACTTTCAGAGACGTCAAAAGTCTTATAATCAGGGGAGTAGCTTAGCCAATGGATACGATCAAATTCATGGCCACAAAGTTATACAACAATGCTAATATCAAATTTAAAAGGGTATTAATACGCCTCTTGAGGATTTAGGCAACCTGCTACTATGTAAGAGTTGTCTCCCCAGTCCCCACAACCATCAGCCATCCTATGtatcccaaataaaaataaaaatgataattaaataaaataaaataataataataaaaataataagagtagtagtaataataataataatgatacgATAAAAATATCAAAACATGAAGTTTGTGTAGACATTAACTTATAATTGTTATTGGCAAGATTTATTCCAAGGAGGTTACACCACTATGCACACAAAGAGGCCACAGTTCATTGACCTTCTATGCTGAATTGTTGGCAACATGTTTATCAagtatggagagagagagagagaaagagagacccATCCTGTGGAGAATAAAATCCGAGTGGTCTCATATTGTCACTTAAATCGTAAACTTTAGTTCCTGTGTCATCATACAGCCCAAGGGACATTGAATTAACACAAGTACCGCACTTCTTCCAGAGCTTCTCTTTCACAGATTCAACAGTCATCTGAAAGCAATGTAGAAGAATGCACAGTGCAATGCAAGTACAATCAATAGTTTGGATTTCAAGAACCAAAATATTCTACTTTCATATTCTAAAAGGTGAAAGATCAAATCAACAGGATTCAACACAATACagtaatacaacaacaacaactcagccttatcccaaaatAATATCTTTATTATGGAGTTGAAGTGAATTGAACCTTGGGCCTCACACAAGCAAAGCAAGCTCTCTACCATTTAGCTAGAGCCACTTATGTAATAAAGTAATAGATGTAATAAATAAGAAGATAAAAGGAACCATGATTATTCTTGGATCTTGTGGCTCAACGAGGAATCTTTCTCATTATCACTATTACAGAGCATTTATTACATCAATTTCATACACATTAGTCATTCTGTGGCAGTTTGCCAGTGTCATGCACATGTTTATTTATCATAACCCTATAAGAGTATTATATATTAAAAGGGCTCATGTATCTGTGGTAAGGTTAATAAACACATATATATGCACTTAAACTGATCTGATCACATACGCAGAAAAGAGGGGTGTGGGAGGACCAGACCAACCTGATCACTAACAGAAAATTGTGTGCCATCAATCTTATATAGTGGGATGATATTTCACTAATTTGTAGTTTTGTAGTAGGCTAAGTAGCATGGCTAATTAGTTGACTGTCATAATTATAATTTGAAGCTAACATAATAAGTACACTTGAAAAGATGTGACAGAATCATGGACATATAAGATGGATCTGTGACTGGAGCTTAGCTAGGCACCAAGGTAATCAGTAAGGTTTAATGCCTTCATAATACAAGTATATTGATGACAATGGATCACGATAAATCCTCAAGTAGACCAATGAGGATGTAGAGATTTCAGGAAACTTCAGATATGCTTATACCTGCCATCTCAGTAACTGAATCAGCCAGCAGGATGAAACCGTGGACCAGGAATATAGAGCAAGAAAGGCCAGTTAATATTATCAAACAAGTTCATATATTAAAGCAGATTTGTAAGTCTCTaaaacaaaaagcaaaaaggataTAGTTGCACCAAGAAACGCGGGAGTGGAATAGCAATAATAGCAAACTAGTGAGTGAAATTGTAAAAGTGCCAGTTTGAAGCCCCAAGGCCTCAAGTGGATTAAATATTGACAGAAATATTGAGAAACCAGCTAAGAAAATGTTACGTGCATAACTCTGCACACGTGGGTTGGCATATGTATGCAGTAGTTGTATGGATTGGTATAGGTAGATTAAGAAGAAATTAGTAGAAGTGGAGATACTGTAGGACAGGATCAGGTAGGTGGTTATATAGTTTTATTGTACACTATATATATTGcattataaagaagaaaagtagACTTTTGAATCCCTTAATTTTCTCTAAAAGAGATGAGCTAAGGCTTCCTTACCCAAGCCAGGATACAAGGCTTCATCGATAAAGCCAAAaacccctattttctctcctaacttttctatcttcccctttattttatctttttttccctactttctctcctccctctcttgTGCATGTATCAGAAAAGAACCTCCATCAGAAGCACAAACCTCATTAGGCTACAAGTGAAAGTATTAGATTGCTAGATTCTTAGCAGTAACCCATGTGTCTATGCCAATTCATCAGACAAGTTGCAGTGCAAAATCTAACACAAGAAtaacctttttctcttttcccttgtGTAAAGTTACTGACTAAAATAAAGCCACTGGCATCAAGAAAATAGATTTGAGAGTTCAACTTCCAAAGGCAAAAAAACGTTCCTGACTCCATTCAGTTTAAAGTTACATAAATGAATGTCAATTTTTCAGAATTGGAtaacacttcaattcccaactTTTCACGAGAAGCAAATTGTCCATTTGAATTAGAGTTGGATATCAGCAATACGAAAACTTGAAAAACAGTGCCTATGATCATTGTATCAAATGGTTctttgatcaaaattttagaagaaaacgTTCGTAAATTGATAAAAACATCTGAAGCAAGACTGAGTTTGAAGTGCAGTTGGGGTTAAAGCATGGAAGCAAGAGTAAGGCAATTATAGTCAAATCGAAATGCAGGTTGGACAATACCTCAAGTGAGAAACGAACATCAGCAGAGAAGCTCTTGAGGTTAGAATGAGTTACTCGCAGAAGGACCGACTCCTCCACCGGAAGCTGCAACTTCGACGCCATCGCTGGTAATGTCGACTACTTTCGCGTCTCCTATTctgttctcttctttcctttttctcggTTCTTCCCTTGTACCGGAGCTGGATAGTGCAGCACCCCCTAAGATACTGACACCTGGCCTTAGTTGTATCCAACGGTCATAAATTACAAGAATGATTTTAATCCATTCTTCCTTCCCTCACCCTCTCTCGTTTGACGACCCGACTCGATTAAAATTCAAAACTCAACCTCTCGGTAGACAAAACACTCACCCTCCtcattcttcccttcccttgACCTCATTTGCGTTCTGAATTTTGAACCCTAAATTTCAAAACCCTCACCCTCATCACCCTTTAGTTCTTACCACTCTCTTCTTGTTACCTATTTCAGACGATTTCTGATTTCCTATTATCGTCGACATCTGTTATTGCCTTATTGGTTTCCCTGCAGTTTATTTCTAAATGACCATTTTCGACTGCGATTCTGACATGTTCTgtcacatcccaaaccaccccctaagaGGATTGAGCGGATCACCCGGATGTTAAACTACATCCGCTACATTTCAAGAATCTAGAAGCAAATActactcacaaacacacacaacaTTTACATTAAAGCATTGTAAAACAAAGTGCAACGGAAGCTAAGTTATATACATAAAGAGTCACAAAGTTCATTATTCATTAGTAGCTCCCAAGCCACAATTCTTGATATTACATTCATGACATTTTCTAAGTTTTACATCAAGATTATAAGGTTAAAACATAAGATGCATCTCTaagttttacaaaaaaaaatgccatcaggctatccacaaaaagaataCTTCAAGAATCATCAAAATAAGGACAGCCGCTCCTCAGATCAACTCCTCCAAGCTAACTTAGTGCACCcgcatcagagggatcacctcTGTCGGAGTTCACATTAGAAAAGTCACAATCATCAACATCATCTTGTCCGAAATGATTCTCCCATTCAGggagacatccacctgcaatatcatctaaaagaaaatatttttcaaggGATGAGCTCCATCAAGCCGagcaaatgaataataaatcatgcatCCAGATGCAACACATCATCATGATTCTATATgcttggattcaattttattactctagtccacctagcaacacaactgcatcactaggtatatgctacttgcaataaCTCGGACAGCAACCTCTGTCgcttctctttcttactttggtTGCAACCTCAATTACTGTGGATGGAACCCACGCTGGGCTAGGAGCAccgactccctcccttggcagaACCCGAGATAACCATGACAACCTATCTCAGATTCTATAACTCCTCTGTTGGTGAGGGCTGTAGCATGAGGGTATGTTCATCCTAgccacatgatctacatgatagtATGAGTTTAGtagtgtcaaccatatcccattctacaggtTACCACACTCCCCATGTCCAAGTATGAAGTGTACAGTGCTCCTAtagcccatactacggctcataataccattcatttccaagccgacaatggcatctaatctagcagttcGATATCATGCATTTCATCATAATGCAGCATTCCAATCATAATCAATTCAATTCCACATTCATATCATAGATCTCATGATGTCATAGCaatttaaagaaagaaatgtatTTTATTAGCTTCATCATGTTCAACAGTGTTACACCCACAAGAATGATTCGTACCCACTCACCTTAGCTCTACTCCACTTGCTCGAAGGACTGTCAGTCCTCAAAGGCACTCCGATACGCATTGTCGGACAAGTTGTTAAAGCCTAAGGTTAATGAAATTATACACACATCCATCAGTGTTTAAAATAGACCAGGAGTATAAGGGTACCCTTGGTTTAGGTCCTAAACCAAGGCCAGACCCAATTCTGGAAAGACAGCAATAGTGGTCGATTCCTAGTGGTTAATTCAATCGACCTGTGTGAATCGACCAGTAGGGCTGACAGCAGCAAAATTGAAAAGGTTTTAGGGGAATGGGCATGGATTCACACCATAGGGTCCTAGGGCGATAGGTTAGTGGTTCCTACAAGTTTGGGTCAAGGTATCATCACCAACTTGGGTTGGTTGCCCGAAACACTTCCCAAGAACCCAACTGTCACCAAGGGGTGGCAACAGAGTAAAAATGGTATGGATTCCAACCTGGTTCACACAAATGGCATCCCACATGAAGTTGCAGGCCCTGGGGCTGACCAGGTTTGCATTTGGCCAAGGTTTCTGGTAGTGTTCAATttgtactggtccatccaatcgACCAGTTACTATTCAGCTCGAAGAATTTTAAAAGCCTTCACTGTTTGGGCTAGGTTCTACTGATCTATGGCTAATAGGGATGATCAGGAAGCATGATTAGGTTACATCTATGGCAAACATCATGtttcaaaggaaaaatcaaacatgcatggggtttAAACACATGAATTTGCAAAAAACAATTAGAGAAGAGTTTGATTAACTCAAACACAGTACTGCTATGCACAAATGGTCATGGAATTGTCATGCAATCAAGGAAAGGCATAACCAACACCATACAACACATTCTAAGCTGGCTATAGACATGAGGATCGACCATCAAAGGTTGGAAATAATAGTTACAACATGCATTTACTAAGAGGAAGGTAGATGAAGCATAAAAAATGATAGATCTCAACATATATACAAGGATCATAGTTCCTAAGCTAGTAATCCATGAGAGTTTCACTAGTAGGAATGATGGATCATGGTTACACAACATGAATTAGAGGCTGATCATAACAAGGACTTTAGAACAGCATAGGATGCTAAGGAAACTAATTATAGAAAGGATTACCTTAGGAATCCACAAGCTCAAAGAGGATCCAAGCTTCTCCAagctctcctttttcttctcttctctttctctcttcttttctctcttttcccccaCGATTTTGCTATAAAATGAGCTCAGACCTGAGTTCGATCAGCCTATTTATACCAAGTGCtcctaaggcctatttggctaggGGTCCCTTAGGCTAAAACACATTCTCAATGTACATTTGAAGAGCGCATAAGCTAATagatgggccccacatggtcacattgtTGGAATAATATTCCCACGGGTTAATTGGGTTACGGGGAAGTGATCCGAGGTGTGAGACACTGGGCCCCATACAATAGGAGTGGAAATTACACATGACAGCAGCACTGGTCAATTGAAGTGGTCGATCCAAtagaccagtggcaatggaccaaTGGGTGAAATTCTATTGTTTTTTGCATTTAAACACCACAGAGGCCTATGCCATGGTTTGGACACTTAGCACACGTGGTTGTTCAGCCACTAACAATGTTCAAATATTTATAACCTCATTTCAACTAAAGTGAGGAATTTACCTTAGGTTGTACATCAATCGATGCACACAATAGTGTCTGCCACCTAGTTGGTATGTACGATGTCACCACTGGACTTCCTTCCATTTGGATGATTACCCAGTTGATGCATCACAGGTTGCTAGTGGACATGAACTTGGATTCTCCGGGTTCTagacctacattcggagtttgggttagggttcgggtacAGATATAACATCCTCCTCTCCTTAcaagaatttcgtcctcaaaattggcgTACCTTGTAAGCTAAATAGATGAGGATATTCCTtatccatttcttcttcactttcccaCGATGCTTCATCAGGTGTGTGGTTTCTCCATCGCACTTTGACATAGGCAATAATGCGATTACGGAGCTTATGTTCCTTCCGATTCAGAATTTCTtcaggttgctccatatagttTATGTCGAAGTCAAGGTGTTCTGGTTCGGCCGAAAGTACATGTGTCAAATTGGTTATGTACTTctttagcattgacacatgaaacacATTATGGACACCTTCCAATGATAGTGGCAGAGCTAATCGGTATGTTACGGGTCCAACTTTGGTTAGAATTTCATATGGTCCAATATATCTTGCACTtagctttcctttcttgttgaaatgCATGATGCCTTTTGTTGGAGAAATTCGAAGAAACACCTTCTCACCAATCAGGaactcaatatccttccttttGTTGTCGGCGTAGCTATTTTGTCTTGACTGGGATCTTCTCTCTAATCACATCCAATTTTCACAAGTGATTTGAACTATCTCTAAGCCTATCAAACGCCAGTCTCCAACTTCGTCCCAGTATAGGGGCTTGCAACACTTCCTTCCGTATAGAGCTTCATAGGGTGTTATTCTAATGGTGGAAtggtagctattattataaGCGAACTCTATTAGGGGAATGTGCAAGTCTCAACTGGGCTTTATTTCAGGCGCATGTcctgagcatatcttccaatgtctgtatgGTCTGCTCGCACTGCTCGTCGGTCTGGGGGTGGAAAGTTGTGTTGAAATTCAATCGAGTAGCCATGACTTTTTGGAGGCATATCCAAAATCTGGAGGTAAATCTAGGGTCTCGGTCCGATATAATGCTGATCGGTACACCGTGAAGGCGAACAATGCTATCGATGTATAGCTGTGCCAACTTGTCCAAGGGATAAGTGACCTTTATAGGGATGAAATGAGCTGATTTTGTCAATCTGTCTACAATTACCTAgtttgcattcatgcccttggTTGTCAATGGAAGGCCGGTTACAAAATCCATGGTGATGTGATCCCATTTCCATTCAAGACCGGTAGTGGTTGCAGCAGTCCGTATGATCTATGTCTatccgcctttatttgttggcaagAGAGACACTCTGAAACATACAATGCTACGGTTTCCTTCATTCCAACCCACCAATAGTACCCTTttaggtccttgtacatctttgtgctgcCCAGGTGTATTGAATATAGTTAATTGTGTGCTTCTCTGAGGATTTGATCTTGCACATCGTAATGAGCTGGAACACACAATTTATCTCTAAACTTGAGTGCTCCATCGTCAACAATCGAGAAGTTTGGATCTTCCCAAGCTCCTCATCTGATATTCTCAATTTCCACAACTCCGGATCCCTTGGTTGCTTCTCTATGATCTCTTCTCTGATTGATGGCTGAACATCCAAAGCTGCCAATAATAGGGCTGTCCCGTCTATCATGAGTTCCAAGTCAAACTTTCTAGCTTCCTCCACCAATTGCTCACTAATGGTTAGTGAAGCTAAGGATTGTGTTTGGGTCTTCTGCTCAGCGCGTCTACGACTACATTAGCCTTTTCGGGTTGGTATTCTAggtcacagtcataatcctttactaACTCCAGCCaccttctttgtctcatattcagttccTTCTACGTGAAGAAGTACTTTAGGCTTTTGTGGTcattgaagatttcactcttctcgCCATACAAATAATGCTGCCAGATTTTTAAGGTGAAGACCATTGCTGCCaattccaaatcatgagtggagTAGTTCCTCTCGTGTTCCTTTAACTGTCTTGATGCATAGGCGACCAACTTCCCTTTTTGCATAAGTTCACAACCTAATCCAGTTCGTGACACATCTATGTATACTATCATGC includes these proteins:
- the LOC122641378 gene encoding tubulin-folding cofactor B encodes the protein MASKLQLPVEESVLLRVTHSNLKSFSADVRFSLEMTVESVKEKLWKKCGTCVNSMSLGLYDDTGTKVYDLSDNMRPLGFYSPQDGYRLHIVDLDPSSVTSGGWLEDTSLVEKYKISDEAYDKLDGTVKKFKEKLASQNPSSHESKIPDNYMEDLCANIKVGDRCEVEPGEKRGVVKFVGTAETLFPGFWVGIQYDEPLGKHDGMVKGKRYFDCPPLHGAMVRPDKVKVGDFPERDPFEEDEI